In one Drosophila albomicans strain 15112-1751.03 chromosome X, ASM965048v2, whole genome shotgun sequence genomic region, the following are encoded:
- the LOC117572412 gene encoding potassium voltage-gated channel protein eag isoform X21 has translation MPGGRRGLVAPQNTFLENIIRRSNSQPDSSFLLANAQIVDFPIVYCNESFCKISGYNRAEVMQKSCRYVCGFMYGELTDKETVGRLEYTLENQQQDQFEILLYKKNKTPLWLLLQVAPIRNERDLVVLFLLTFRDITALKQPIDSEDTKGGLSKFAKLARSVTRSRQFSAHLPTLKDPTKQSNLAHMMSLSADIMPQYRQEAPKTPPHILLHYCAFKAIWDWVILCLTFYTAIMVPYNVAFKNKTSEDVSLLVVDSIVDVIFFIDIVLNFHTTFVGPGGEVVSDPKVIRMNYLKSWFIIDLLSCLPYDVFNAFDRDEDGIGSLFSALKVVRLLRLGRVVRKLDRYLEYGAAMLILLLCFYMLVAHWLACIWYSIGRSDADNGIQYSWLWKLANVTQSPYSYIWSNDTGPELVNGPSRKSMYVTALYFTMTCMTSVGFGNVAAETDNEKVFTICMMIIAALLYATIFGHVTTIIQQMTSATAKYHDMLNNVREFMKLHEVPKALSERVMDYVVSTWAMTKGLDTEKVSSQKAFRAKANLTNNRWREPKQKKMSSIRSKTTSS, from the exons CGGACAGCTCGTTTCTATTGGCCAACGCACAAATCGTCGATTTTCCGATCGTCTACTGCAATGAGTCCTTCTGTAAGATCAGCGGCTATAATCGAGCCGAGGTCATGCAGAAGTCGTGCAGGTATGT ATGCGGCTTCATGTACGGCGAGCTGACAGACAAGGAGACGGTGGGAAGGCTGGAGTACACGCTGGAGAATCAGCAGCAGGATCAATTCGAAATATTGCTCTACAAGAAGAACA AAACGCCGCTATGGCTGCTGCTTCAGGTGGCGCCCATACGCAACGAAAGGGATTTGGTTGTGTTATTTCTTTTGACGTTTCGGGATATAACGGCTCTGAAGCAGCCCATCGACAGCGAGGATACCAAAGGTG GTCTATCGAAATTCGCCAAGTTGGCACGATCTGTAACACGCAGCCGGCAATTCAGCGCACATTTGCCCACGCTGAAGGATCCCACAAAGCAGTCGAATTTGGCGCAT ATGATGTCGCTGAGTGCCGATATTATGCCACAGTACAGACAGGAAGCGCCAAAGACGCCACCACACATACTCTTGCATTATTGTGCATTTAAAGCAATCTGGGACTGGGTGATATTgtgtttaacattttatacCGCCATCATG GTGCCATACAATGTAgcgtttaaaaataaaacctcTGAGGATGTTTCCCTGCTCGTTGTGGACTCAATAGTCGATGTTATCTTCTTTATAGATATTG TGTTAAACTTTCACACCACTTTTGTGGGCCCGGGCGGCGAAGTGGTCAGCGATCCAAAGGTTATACGCATGAACTATCTAAAGTCATGGTTCATCATTGATTTATTAAGCTGCCTGCCCTACGATGTCTTCAATGCCTTCGATCGCGACGAGGACGGCATCGGTTCGCTGTTCAGTGCTTTGAAAGTGGTTCGTTTACTGCGTCTTGGTCGCGTCGTTCGCAAACTCGATCGCTATCTGGAGTATGGGGCCGCCATGCTGATACTGCTCTTGTGCTTCTACATGCTGGTGGCGCATTGGCTGGCCTGCATTTGGTACTCCATTGGACGCAGCGATGCCGACAATGGC ATCCAATACAGCTGGCTGTGGAAACTGGCGAATGTGACGCAATCGCCGTATTCGTATATCTGGAGCAACGATACGGGCCCCGAGCTCGTCAACGGTCCATCCAGAAAGAGCATGTATGTGACAGCTTTGTACTTCACCATGACCTGCATGACTTCG gtGGGCTTCGGCAATGTTGCAGCGGAGACAGACAACGAGAAGGTGTTCACCATCTGCATGATGATCATTGCAG CTCTGCTGTACGCAACGATCTTCGGTCATGTGACAACGATCATACAACAAATGACTTCGGCCACCGCCAAGTATCATGACATGCTGAACAATGTGAGGGAGTTTATGAAACTGCACGAGGTGCCCAAGGCGCTAAGCGAACGCGTCATGGACTATGTTGTCTCTACGTGGGCCATGACCAAGGGTCTCGACACCGAGAAGGTGAGTTCACAAAAAGCGTTTCGGGCAAAAGCAAACCTTACAAATAACCGATGGAGAGAACCTAAGCAGAAGAAGATGTCGTCGATTCGTTCGAAAACAACGAGTAGTTAA
- the LOC117572412 gene encoding potassium voltage-gated channel protein eag isoform X20 yields the protein MPGGRRGLVAPQNTFLENIIRRSNSQPDSSFLLANAQIVDFPIVYCNESFCKISGYNRAEVMQKSCRYVCGFMYGELTDKETVGRLEYTLENQQQDQFEILLYKKNKTPLWLLLQVAPIRNERDLVVLFLLTFRDITALKQPIDSEDTKGAVNLFLPVLGLSKFAKLARSVTRSRQFSAHLPTLKDPTKQSNLAHMMSLSADIMPQYRQEAPKTPPHILLHYCAFKAIWDWVILCLTFYTAIMVPYNVAFKNKTSEDVSLLVVDSIVDVIFFIDIVLNFHTTFVGPGGEVVSDPKVIRMNYLKSWFIIDLLSCLPYDVFNAFDRDEDGIGSLFSALKVVRLLRLGRVVRKLDRYLEYGAAMLILLLCFYMLVAHWLACIWYSIGRSDADNGIQYSWLWKLANVTQSPYSYIWSNDTGPELVNGPSRKSMYVTALYFTMTCMTSVGFGNVAAETDNEKVFTICMMIIAALLYATIFGHVTTIIQQMTSATAKYHDMLNNVREFMKLHEVPKALSERVMDYVVSTWAMTKGLDTEKVSSQKAFRAKANLTNNRWREPKQKKMSSIRSKTTSS from the exons CGGACAGCTCGTTTCTATTGGCCAACGCACAAATCGTCGATTTTCCGATCGTCTACTGCAATGAGTCCTTCTGTAAGATCAGCGGCTATAATCGAGCCGAGGTCATGCAGAAGTCGTGCAGGTATGT ATGCGGCTTCATGTACGGCGAGCTGACAGACAAGGAGACGGTGGGAAGGCTGGAGTACACGCTGGAGAATCAGCAGCAGGATCAATTCGAAATATTGCTCTACAAGAAGAACA AAACGCCGCTATGGCTGCTGCTTCAGGTGGCGCCCATACGCAACGAAAGGGATTTGGTTGTGTTATTTCTTTTGACGTTTCGGGATATAACGGCTCTGAAGCAGCCCATCGACAGCGAGGATACCAAAGGTG CAGTTAATCTATTCCTTCCAGTTTTAGGTCTATCGAAATTCGCCAAGTTGGCACGATCTGTAACACGCAGCCGGCAATTCAGCGCACATTTGCCCACGCTGAAGGATCCCACAAAGCAGTCGAATTTGGCGCAT ATGATGTCGCTGAGTGCCGATATTATGCCACAGTACAGACAGGAAGCGCCAAAGACGCCACCACACATACTCTTGCATTATTGTGCATTTAAAGCAATCTGGGACTGGGTGATATTgtgtttaacattttatacCGCCATCATG GTGCCATACAATGTAgcgtttaaaaataaaacctcTGAGGATGTTTCCCTGCTCGTTGTGGACTCAATAGTCGATGTTATCTTCTTTATAGATATTG TGTTAAACTTTCACACCACTTTTGTGGGCCCGGGCGGCGAAGTGGTCAGCGATCCAAAGGTTATACGCATGAACTATCTAAAGTCATGGTTCATCATTGATTTATTAAGCTGCCTGCCCTACGATGTCTTCAATGCCTTCGATCGCGACGAGGACGGCATCGGTTCGCTGTTCAGTGCTTTGAAAGTGGTTCGTTTACTGCGTCTTGGTCGCGTCGTTCGCAAACTCGATCGCTATCTGGAGTATGGGGCCGCCATGCTGATACTGCTCTTGTGCTTCTACATGCTGGTGGCGCATTGGCTGGCCTGCATTTGGTACTCCATTGGACGCAGCGATGCCGACAATGGC ATCCAATACAGCTGGCTGTGGAAACTGGCGAATGTGACGCAATCGCCGTATTCGTATATCTGGAGCAACGATACGGGCCCCGAGCTCGTCAACGGTCCATCCAGAAAGAGCATGTATGTGACAGCTTTGTACTTCACCATGACCTGCATGACTTCG gtGGGCTTCGGCAATGTTGCAGCGGAGACAGACAACGAGAAGGTGTTCACCATCTGCATGATGATCATTGCAG CTCTGCTGTACGCAACGATCTTCGGTCATGTGACAACGATCATACAACAAATGACTTCGGCCACCGCCAAGTATCATGACATGCTGAACAATGTGAGGGAGTTTATGAAACTGCACGAGGTGCCCAAGGCGCTAAGCGAACGCGTCATGGACTATGTTGTCTCTACGTGGGCCATGACCAAGGGTCTCGACACCGAGAAGGTGAGTTCACAAAAAGCGTTTCGGGCAAAAGCAAACCTTACAAATAACCGATGGAGAGAACCTAAGCAGAAGAAGATGTCGTCGATTCGTTCGAAAACAACGAGTAGTTAA